One window from the genome of Fulvivirga lutea encodes:
- a CDS encoding RNA recognition motif domain-containing protein — protein MNIFVAKLNFKTTNEQLQAHFEAFGEVSSAKIIFDKETGRSKGFGFVEMPDDAAAKEAISQLNETEFDGRTIAVKVANPRS, from the coding sequence ATGAACATTTTCGTAGCAAAACTCAATTTCAAAACAACAAACGAGCAACTTCAGGCACACTTTGAAGCATTTGGTGAAGTATCATCTGCAAAAATTATTTTTGATAAAGAAACCGGCCGATCTAAAGGATTTGGCTTTGTTGAAATGCCTGATGATGCAGCAGCAAAAGAAGCAATTAGCCAATTAAACGAAACTGAATTTGACGGAAGAACTATCGCAGTGAAGGTAGCAAACCCAAGATCATAA
- a CDS encoding tRNA1(Val) (adenine(37)-N6)-methyltransferase, with the protein MKKDKGIFQFKQFSVSHKNSTMRVGTDAVVLGSWVDVTDQSNILEVGTGCGIIALMIAQRNAKATIDAIDIDDGSVEEALSNFKNSVWSDRLTAKKCSFQHFEPAKKYDHIVSNPPFFGSGTKSPISKRHNARHTNTLTFEELVKRSKELLSAKGNLSIIIPHEALTEMCKIIDEQHLAIQKQLNFKAKEATKIERVLLTIGRDITTLEENTMYQYNTDGTWSEEYKNLTKDYYLKL; encoded by the coding sequence TTGAAGAAGGACAAGGGTATATTTCAGTTTAAACAGTTTAGCGTAAGCCATAAAAATAGTACTATGCGCGTTGGTACTGATGCAGTAGTTCTAGGTTCCTGGGTAGATGTGACTGATCAATCTAATATTTTGGAGGTTGGTACAGGTTGCGGGATTATTGCATTAATGATCGCACAAAGAAATGCTAAAGCCACTATTGATGCCATTGATATTGACGATGGTTCTGTGGAAGAGGCACTATCCAATTTCAAGAATTCGGTTTGGTCTGATCGATTGACGGCTAAAAAATGTTCCTTTCAACATTTTGAACCAGCTAAAAAATATGATCACATTGTAAGTAACCCCCCTTTTTTCGGATCAGGCACCAAAAGTCCGATAAGTAAAAGACATAATGCAAGGCATACTAACACTTTAACTTTTGAAGAATTGGTAAAAAGATCTAAAGAATTGCTTAGTGCCAAAGGAAATCTTTCGATCATCATACCGCATGAAGCTCTGACTGAAATGTGTAAAATAATTGATGAACAGCATTTAGCCATTCAGAAACAACTAAACTTTAAAGCCAAAGAAGCGACTAAAATTGAACGAGTGCTGTTAACAATTGGAAGGGATATAACTACTTTAGAAGAAAATACGATGTATCAATACAATACAGATGGAACGTGGAGTGAAGAGTACAAAAATTTAACGAAAGACTATTATCTAAAATTATAA
- a CDS encoding YceI family protein, translating into MKKLILSIALLVGFTAAKAQTNWTIDKAHTTIGFNVTHLVISEVEGKFNEFDAKVVSNSEDFAGSDVSFTSQVASIDTDNEQRDNHLKSEDFFAAEEHPELTFNGKIKKEGEKYKLVGKLTMRGTTKDVTFDVKYNGTIKDPWGNIKSGFKVTGTVNRKDYGLKWGALTEAGGAVVGDEVEIVCNVELQKQS; encoded by the coding sequence ATGAAAAAGTTAATTTTATCAATCGCACTACTTGTTGGTTTTACAGCCGCTAAAGCACAAACCAACTGGACTATTGACAAAGCCCATACAACAATTGGCTTTAACGTTACTCACCTGGTAATTTCTGAAGTAGAAGGCAAATTCAATGAATTTGATGCCAAAGTAGTAAGCAACTCTGAAGACTTTGCAGGTTCAGATGTTTCATTCACTTCTCAAGTAGCTTCTATTGACACTGACAACGAACAAAGAGATAATCACTTAAAATCAGAAGATTTCTTTGCTGCTGAAGAACACCCTGAGTTGACCTTCAACGGTAAAATCAAAAAAGAAGGTGAAAAGTATAAGCTAGTAGGTAAACTTACAATGAGAGGTACTACAAAAGATGTAACCTTTGATGTAAAGTATAATGGAACGATAAAAGATCCTTGGGGTAACATCAAATCTGGTTTTAAAGTAACTGGAACAGTAAATAGAAAAGATTATGGCCTTAAATGGGGTGCATTAACTGAAGCTGGTGGTGCAGTTGTAGGCGATGAAGTAGAAATCGTTTGTAATGTAGAATTACAAAAACAAAGCTAA
- a CDS encoding winged helix-turn-helix domain-containing protein codes for MKDILKDLDKAFENKVRLGIMSALMVNEFMDFNTLKDLLDVTDGNLASHLKSLEKTEYITYKKEFNDRKPHTKYYATEAGKMAFTKHLNAIEQLLK; via the coding sequence GTGAAAGATATTCTTAAAGACTTAGATAAAGCCTTTGAAAATAAGGTGCGACTAGGCATAATGTCAGCATTGATGGTCAATGAGTTTATGGATTTTAATACGCTCAAAGACCTGCTCGATGTGACTGACGGAAACCTTGCAAGCCACCTAAAATCACTAGAGAAAACTGAATATATCACATATAAAAAAGAATTTAATGATCGAAAACCACATACTAAATACTATGCAACTGAAGCAGGAAAAATGGCCTTCACAAAACATTTAAATGCAATTGAACAGCTATTAAAATAA
- a CDS encoding GNAT family N-acetyltransferase, translating into MEIKHSLEANKGRFYMEDEQGVAAEMTYSQAGDDRFIIDHTEVDDRFRGQNLGLKLVEAAVEYARKNTMKIMPLCPFAKKMFERHSEYSDILW; encoded by the coding sequence ATGGAAATAAAACACAGTTTAGAAGCGAATAAAGGCCGCTTTTACATGGAAGATGAGCAAGGAGTAGCTGCTGAAATGACTTACTCACAAGCTGGTGACGATAGGTTTATCATCGACCATACAGAAGTAGACGATCGGTTTAGAGGGCAAAATTTAGGATTAAAATTAGTGGAAGCAGCTGTGGAATATGCGAGAAAGAACACGATGAAAATAATGCCACTTTGCCCATTTGCTAAGAAAATGTTTGAAAGGCATTCAGAGTATAGCGATATATTATGGTAA
- the creD gene encoding cell envelope integrity protein CreD, whose protein sequence is MNTDRNPIEKVNNMIKTSVTLKLITVTILMLLLLIPASMIQSIISEREQLSKSVIEEVSSKWAENQLINGPILTIPVTYEYENGDKTTTVTKNWHILPEGLKINGEVNPEILKRGIYEVVVYKSNISVSGDFKITTQPDLEDLKDIHYNKAFLTIGISDLRGIKNNLKFNWNDKELKVQPGSRISDLVYSGITLNLPDLKDSLNDNFNFNFKIDLQGSKNLSFTPLGNTTSVTINSPWQSPSFKGNYLPDDRTIDDNGFTASWSVLQLNRNFAQSWVGPGYSKSIEASAFGVDLILPLDDYQKSYRSAKYAAMTIALTFLIFFLVEIINKKKIHPFQYALVGLALCLFYTLLVSISEHSNFNIAYGISAVGIIGMITLYSFSVFQVRRLSLLLVATLSGIYGFLFVTLQLADYALLMGSIGLAIILSVTMYFTRNINWYKLNLETK, encoded by the coding sequence ATGAATACAGACAGAAACCCAATTGAAAAAGTAAATAACATGATTAAAACATCTGTTACACTTAAGCTTATCACAGTCACAATTTTGATGCTGCTCTTGCTGATACCAGCCTCAATGATTCAGTCCATCATTTCAGAAAGGGAGCAACTTAGTAAGTCCGTTATTGAAGAAGTCTCATCAAAATGGGCTGAAAATCAATTAATTAACGGCCCCATTCTCACTATTCCTGTTACTTATGAATATGAGAATGGCGATAAAACAACGACCGTTACTAAGAATTGGCATATTCTGCCAGAAGGTTTGAAAATTAATGGGGAAGTTAATCCTGAAATACTTAAACGCGGCATATATGAGGTAGTGGTTTACAAATCCAACATATCAGTCTCTGGCGATTTTAAAATTACCACTCAGCCTGATCTGGAAGACCTCAAAGATATTCACTATAATAAGGCATTTTTAACTATAGGCATTTCCGACTTAAGAGGTATTAAAAATAACCTAAAGTTTAATTGGAACGACAAAGAGCTAAAAGTGCAGCCAGGATCAAGGATATCAGACTTAGTCTATTCAGGCATAACATTGAATTTACCTGATCTGAAAGATTCGCTAAATGATAATTTCAATTTCAACTTTAAAATAGACCTACAAGGAAGTAAGAATTTATCTTTTACTCCATTAGGCAATACCACTAGTGTCACTATAAATTCACCCTGGCAATCGCCATCATTTAAAGGTAATTATTTACCTGATGATAGAACTATTGATGACAATGGATTCACCGCTTCATGGTCTGTTTTGCAGCTTAATAGAAACTTCGCACAGAGTTGGGTAGGGCCGGGTTATTCTAAATCAATTGAGGCGTCAGCGTTTGGTGTAGATTTAATTTTACCATTAGATGATTATCAGAAATCATATCGATCTGCCAAATATGCTGCCATGACAATTGCATTGACGTTTCTAATCTTTTTTCTAGTAGAAATTATCAACAAAAAGAAAATTCACCCATTCCAATATGCGCTTGTAGGTTTAGCCCTTTGTTTATTCTATACATTATTGGTTTCTATTTCAGAACACTCCAATTTTAATATTGCCTATGGAATTTCAGCCGTTGGTATTATTGGAATGATCACACTTTATTCATTTAGTGTTTTTCAAGTACGCAGGCTATCATTACTTCTTGTAGCAACCCTATCAGGTATTTATGGGTTCTTATTCGTGACGTTACAATTGGCTGATTATGCATTGCTGATGGGCAGCATAGGTTTGGCTATAATATTAAGCGTAACAATGTATTTTACCAGAAATATTAATTGGTATAAGTTGAATTTGGAGACGAAGTAA
- a CDS encoding AraC family transcriptional regulator, with the protein MPKVSSQADYKQRMNAVFQYIETHLESDLSLTKVAEIASFSPYHFHRIFKHITGEALNELIIRKRIEKSAATLLHKREISITELSMQNGFSSNTSFTRAFKKFYGVSPSDFRKQYPHKFSKIGKVSPSYEQYICVIEELKNWVEMNAKIRISETGKIEVAYISCIGTQNIERSYGKLFEWAYPLGLTPSEDIKPIIIYHDSFKITDHDKVRISAGITLNIPVKAAGEVGLTTIPAGKYISGMYEISLNEFEKAWTGLFLWMNENGYQKADRKPFEIHHNNFHEHPQKKSIVELFIPVK; encoded by the coding sequence ATGCCTAAGGTTTCCAGTCAAGCAGATTACAAACAAAGAATGAATGCTGTGTTTCAATATATCGAAACACATCTGGAATCCGATCTGTCATTAACCAAAGTGGCCGAAATTGCTAGCTTCTCTCCTTATCACTTCCATCGCATCTTTAAGCATATTACAGGTGAGGCGCTTAATGAACTTATAATAAGAAAACGTATTGAGAAGTCTGCTGCAACACTGCTCCATAAAAGAGAGATTAGCATAACAGAACTGTCAATGCAAAATGGGTTTAGCAGTAACACTTCATTTACACGAGCCTTCAAAAAATTTTATGGGGTAAGTCCATCTGACTTTAGAAAGCAATATCCGCATAAGTTTAGCAAGATTGGTAAAGTATCGCCAAGTTATGAGCAATACATTTGTGTTATTGAAGAACTTAAAAACTGGGTAGAAATGAATGCTAAAATCAGAATAAGTGAAACGGGAAAAATCGAGGTGGCTTATATTTCCTGCATAGGTACACAAAATATAGAGAGGTCCTATGGTAAACTATTTGAGTGGGCGTACCCGCTCGGTCTCACTCCTTCTGAAGATATAAAGCCCATTATAATCTATCACGATAGCTTTAAAATTACAGACCATGATAAAGTGCGAATAAGTGCCGGCATTACGCTAAACATACCAGTAAAAGCAGCAGGCGAGGTAGGTCTCACTACCATACCTGCTGGTAAATATATAAGTGGAATGTATGAAATAAGCCTTAATGAGTTTGAAAAAGCCTGGACCGGTTTATTTCTATGGATGAATGAAAATGGATACCAAAAAGCAGATCGAAAACCCTTTGAAATACACCATAACAATTTCCATGAACACCCTCAAAAAAAGAGTATTGTGGAGTTGTTTATACCTGTGAAATAA
- a CDS encoding MarR family winged helix-turn-helix transcriptional regulator, producing MKFEEEIKQRKFRSAQQKATLNLLFTSNWLSNKHKDFFKEYGLTPQQYNVLRILRGQFPNSISTSDIKNRMLDKHSDTSRIVDRLTLKGWVTKKECPSDRRLVDVIISKDGLDLLSRMDEATNQLDETIGLTEDEATELSKLLDKIRG from the coding sequence ATGAAATTTGAAGAAGAGATTAAACAAAGGAAGTTTCGCAGCGCACAACAGAAAGCTACGCTAAACTTATTATTTACCTCTAACTGGTTATCTAATAAGCATAAAGACTTTTTCAAGGAATATGGTCTCACTCCTCAACAGTATAATGTGTTAAGAATTCTAAGAGGTCAATTTCCTAATTCAATCTCCACCTCAGATATTAAAAACAGAATGCTTGATAAGCATTCAGACACTTCGAGAATTGTAGACCGTCTGACACTTAAAGGTTGGGTAACCAAAAAAGAATGCCCGTCTGACAGACGTTTAGTCGATGTAATTATCTCTAAAGATGGCCTTGATTTATTGAGTAGAATGGATGAGGCAACCAATCAGTTAGATGAAACCATTGGCCTCACTGAAGATGAAGCAACCGAACTCTCTAAATTATTGGATAAGATAAGAGGTTAA